Within Alphaproteobacteria bacterium, the genomic segment CTCCCTGCGATATCTGCTCCGCCCCTGATCGGAGCCGACAAGGACACATCTCACGTCGAGGCGCCCAAGCCGGGCCAAGGCGTCGAGCAGGACGTGATGTCCTTTCCACCGGGTAAGCCGTCCCGGCAACATGATGACGGGCATGCCATCCTGAAGGCGCCACTGTCGCGCGAGTTGAACGAGGCGAGACGGCGCCACATGCGCCGGATTGAAGACCTCGAGGTCGATACCCCGGGGAATGAGACGGATGCGGGCCGGGTCGACGCCGTAGCGCGTCTGAATTAGCGTTTCAATATGTTCAGAGATCGCAATGACCAGTTCACCCCGCACCATCACCGAGTTGTATAAGCGCTTGAGATAGTTGCCCTCGGAATACTTGCCGTGAAAGGTGGTGAGAAAGGGCCGGCCGGTGCGTCGTGCAGCGGCGATCGCACTCCACGCCGGCGCGCGGCTCCGTGCATGCACGATATCGACGTTGTTCCGTTCGACGAGATCGACAAGCCGGCCTACGTTCTTACGCATCACAAACGGGTTCTTGCTCGCAAGCGGAAGCACGATGTGCTCGGCTCCGGCGCGCGTCAGCTCTCGCACGAGCGGGCCGCCGGAAGACGCGACGAGCGCACGGCCGCCGCTGCGCACCAGGGCCGTCGCTACATCGACGCAGCCCCGCTCGGCACCCCCCGTATGGAGGGCTGGCAGGACCTGCAGAACCGTCGGCCGCTCGGCGCGTGTACGCCCGGTTGGGCGCTGCCCGGTCTCAATGCTAGAGTGCGTATCGATACCCATGCTGAATTGAACCGAGAAAGATATGCCTGTCGTGGAATCGCGCGACAACCCCCCGCTGCGACGGCTTGCGCGGCCGGCCGGCGGCACTATCGCGTATCACAAGTTGGATGGCCGGTCACCAACCGTCATGTTCCTTACCGGCTATCGCTCCGACATGAGCGGCGGCAAGGCGCTGGCGCTGGAGGCTCTTTGCAAACGCCGCGGCCAAGCGTACTTGCGCTTCGATTATAGCGGGCACGGGCAGTCCTCAGGTCGCTTCGAGGACACTGTGATCAGCGACTGGTTGGGGGATGCGCTCCTGGCGCTCGACTCCCTCACCACGGGCCCGGTTATTCTTGTGGGGTCGAGCCTCGGCGGGTGGATCATGTTGCTGGTCGCGAAGCGGCGGCCGGACCGCATCAAGGGCCTGGTCGGTATCGCCGCCGCTCCCGATTTTACCGAAGATCTGATGTGGCGTAATTTTTCGGCCGAACAGCGAAACGTCCTGATGCGCGACGGTATCGTTCATTTGCCGTCCGAG encodes:
- a CDS encoding glycosyltransferase family 4 protein; this translates as MGIDTHSSIETGQRPTGRTRAERPTVLQVLPALHTGGAERGCVDVATALVRSGGRALVASSGGPLVRELTRAGAEHIVLPLASKNPFVMRKNVGRLVDLVERNNVDIVHARSRAPAWSAIAAARRTGRPFLTTFHGKYSEGNYLKRLYNSVMVRGELVIAISEHIETLIQTRYGVDPARIRLIPRGIDLEVFNPAHVAPSRLVQLARQWRLQDGMPVIMLPGRLTRWKGHHVLLDALARLGRLDVRCVLVGSDQGRSRYRRELERRILRLGLTPIVHIVDHCNDMAAAYMLSDVVVSASTEPEPFGRVTVEAQAMGRPVIASDHGGSREIVIASEMSWLTTPGDAEALAEALSQALALDPRVRERLAESVIARAHEQFAKETMCERTLAVYDELRERAVVSA
- a CDS encoding alpha/beta hydrolase, which encodes MPVVESRDNPPLRRLARPAGGTIAYHKLDGRSPTVMFLTGYRSDMSGGKALALEALCKRRGQAYLRFDYSGHGQSSGRFEDTVISDWLGDALLALDSLTTGPVILVGSSLGGWIMLLVAKRRPDRIKGLVGIAAAPDFTEDLMWRNFSAEQRNVLMRDGIVHLPSEYDPTPTPVTLALIEDGKANLLLTGSIPFDGPVRLIHGLSDPDVPWQTSMRIKDGLTSGDVEITLVKGAGHRLSELQDLERMCETVARLCDRFG